One window of Triticum dicoccoides isolate Atlit2015 ecotype Zavitan chromosome 5A, WEW_v2.0, whole genome shotgun sequence genomic DNA carries:
- the LOC119296792 gene encoding elongation factor Ts, mitochondrial-like isoform X1, whose protein sequence is MAWGQLARRSKTGLLSHAQQLAAQGFTSATFQTNLLGDHLPQDGMFRRRFSSAVPPSEQMNLIKQLRERMCAPIKDVKASLVSCDWDIEAAQVDLRKRGVILAAKKSSRTAAEGLLAMAGDDKRAVVVELNCETDFVARNDVFQYLASSLAKMALSAQDPGKSVFPFAPTYLENMSINLDHPKLSGETTVRNAVTEVAAMVGENVKLRRGFMLSTTAHGVVSSYLHTCPQPGLGCVAGLITLEAEDSSAPLDALERVGSSIAMHIVAARPLFLSKELVSAAAVENERDVLRTQAERSGKPQMAIEKMVEGRLRKYFEEAVLLEQKYVVNDSTSIKTLLSDLSKEVGCKVTIGNFARMEVGEGIERQILTTAASTFMLGRPEE, encoded by the exons ATGGCTTGGGGTCAGCTTGCTAGAAGATCCAAAACAGGGCTTCTGTCTCATGCTCAGCAGCTAGCTGCTCAAGGGTTTACTTCTGCGACGTTCCAAACTAATCTGTTGGGCGATCATCTTCCACAAGATGGCATGTTTCGTAGGAGGTTTAGCTCTGCGGTGCCTCCTTCGGAGCAAATGAACCTTATTAAGCAACTCCGAGAAAGAATGTGTGCTCCGATCAAAGATGTCAAGGCTTCGCTAGTTAGTTGTGACTGGGATATTG AGGCTGCACAGGTGGATCTAAGGAAAAGAGGAGTGATTCTTGCTGCCAAAAAGTCGTCACGGACTGCTGCCGAAGGTTTGCTTGCTATGGCAGGAGATGATAAAAGGGCCGTTGTGGTTGAGCTAAACTGTGAGACTGACTTTGTGGCAAGAAATGACGTTTTCCAGTATCTG GCTTCATCCTTGGCAAAGATGGCTCTGTCAGCTCAGGATCCCGGGAAATCAGTTTTTCCTTTTGCTCCTACATATTTGGAG AACATGAGTATTAACCTAGATCATCCTAAGCTCAGTGGTGAAACAACTGTTCGGAATGCTGTTACGGAAGTTGCTGCCATGGTTGGGGAGAACGTAAAACTCAGAAGAGGTTTCATGTTGTCCACGACTGCACATGGTGTTGTTTCATCTTACCTGCATACCTGTCCTCAGCCAG GTCTGGGTTGCGTTGCTGGACTGATCACTTTAGAAGCAGAAGATAGCAGTGCTCCCCTTGACGCTCTTGAGAGAGTTGGGTCGTCTATCGCAATGCATATTGTTGCTGCAAGGCCATTATTCTTATCAAAAGAACTGGTTTCCGCTGCAGCTGTGGAAAATGAACGTGACGTGCTCCGAACCCAG GCTGAAAGATCAGGTAAACCCCAAATGGCCATAGAGAAAATGGTGGAAGGCCGATTGAGGAAGTATTTCGAAGAAGCTGTGCTTTTGGAGCAAAAGTACGTCGTTAATGACAGCACAAGCATTAAG ACGCTGCTGAGTGATTTGTCAAAGGAGGTTGGCTGTAAAGTAACGATTGGCAACTTTGCCAGAATGGAAGTTGGGGAAGGAATCGAGAG GCAGATATTAACCACAGCTGCTTCTACTTTTATGCTTGGCAGACCTGAAGAATGA
- the LOC119296792 gene encoding elongation factor Ts, mitochondrial-like isoform X2 has protein sequence MAWGQLARRSKTGLLSHAQQLAAQGFTSATFQTNLLGDHLPQDGMFRRRFSSAVPPSEQMNLIKQLRERMCAPIKDVKASLVSCDWDIEAAQVDLRKRGVILAAKKSSRTAAEGLLAMAGDDKRAVVVELNCETDFVARNDVFQYLASSLAKMALSAQDPGKSVFPFAPTYLENMSINLDHPKLSGETTVRNAVTEVAAMVGENVKLRRGFMLSTTAHGVVSSYLHTCPQPGLGCVAGLITLEAEDSSAPLDALERVGSSIAMHIVAARPLFLSKELVSAAAVENERDVLRTQAERSGKPQMAIEKMVEGRLRKYFEEAVLLEQKYVVNDSTSIKTLLSDLSKEVGCKVTIGNFARMEVGEGIERPEE, from the exons ATGGCTTGGGGTCAGCTTGCTAGAAGATCCAAAACAGGGCTTCTGTCTCATGCTCAGCAGCTAGCTGCTCAAGGGTTTACTTCTGCGACGTTCCAAACTAATCTGTTGGGCGATCATCTTCCACAAGATGGCATGTTTCGTAGGAGGTTTAGCTCTGCGGTGCCTCCTTCGGAGCAAATGAACCTTATTAAGCAACTCCGAGAAAGAATGTGTGCTCCGATCAAAGATGTCAAGGCTTCGCTAGTTAGTTGTGACTGGGATATTG AGGCTGCACAGGTGGATCTAAGGAAAAGAGGAGTGATTCTTGCTGCCAAAAAGTCGTCACGGACTGCTGCCGAAGGTTTGCTTGCTATGGCAGGAGATGATAAAAGGGCCGTTGTGGTTGAGCTAAACTGTGAGACTGACTTTGTGGCAAGAAATGACGTTTTCCAGTATCTG GCTTCATCCTTGGCAAAGATGGCTCTGTCAGCTCAGGATCCCGGGAAATCAGTTTTTCCTTTTGCTCCTACATATTTGGAG AACATGAGTATTAACCTAGATCATCCTAAGCTCAGTGGTGAAACAACTGTTCGGAATGCTGTTACGGAAGTTGCTGCCATGGTTGGGGAGAACGTAAAACTCAGAAGAGGTTTCATGTTGTCCACGACTGCACATGGTGTTGTTTCATCTTACCTGCATACCTGTCCTCAGCCAG GTCTGGGTTGCGTTGCTGGACTGATCACTTTAGAAGCAGAAGATAGCAGTGCTCCCCTTGACGCTCTTGAGAGAGTTGGGTCGTCTATCGCAATGCATATTGTTGCTGCAAGGCCATTATTCTTATCAAAAGAACTGGTTTCCGCTGCAGCTGTGGAAAATGAACGTGACGTGCTCCGAACCCAG GCTGAAAGATCAGGTAAACCCCAAATGGCCATAGAGAAAATGGTGGAAGGCCGATTGAGGAAGTATTTCGAAGAAGCTGTGCTTTTGGAGCAAAAGTACGTCGTTAATGACAGCACAAGCATTAAG ACGCTGCTGAGTGATTTGTCAAAGGAGGTTGGCTGTAAAGTAACGATTGGCAACTTTGCCAGAATGGAAGTTGGGGAAGGAATCGAGAG ACCTGAAGAATGA